One window from the genome of Nicotiana tomentosiformis chromosome 5, ASM39032v3, whole genome shotgun sequence encodes:
- the LOC138892275 gene encoding serine/threonine-protein phosphatase 7 long form homolog, producing MEVPHVHPGPASRELLLLHGNHRSSYIWDGQCLSQTFRLRRLDDMWEFIRVHSLHPHIIRCLQDTGFYRIIEIGRLQFDWALITLMIERWRPDTHTFHLPIGEATITLEDVEVLFGLSVDGLPVAYPHALRDYRGVDYLHMLQWLTDFQPVEPTVLSGAS from the coding sequence atggaggttccccatgtgcatcccggacctgcatctcgagagctactgttgctacatGGCAACCATAGGTCTTCATACATCTGGGATGGGCAGTGTCTGTCCCAGACATTCCGCCTCAGACGTTtagacgatatgtgggagttcattagggTCCACTCACTCCATCCACATATAATTAGATGCCTTCAGGATACGGGTTTCTACAGGATCATAGAGATCGGTCGGTTGCAGTTCGACTGGGCGTTGATCACGCttatgatagagcggtggcgaccggataCGCACACATTTCATCTACCCATCGGCGAGGCTACCATCACGCTTGAGGACGTGGAGGTTCTTTTCGGGCTGTCGGTTGATGGATTACCTGTAGCTTACCCGCATGCTCTTAGAGACTATAGGGGAGTGGATTACCTACATATGTTGCAGTGGCTCACCGATTTCCAGCCAGTGGAGCCGACTGTATTGAGTGGGGCCAGTTGA